The following coding sequences are from one Anolis sagrei isolate rAnoSag1 chromosome 6, rAnoSag1.mat, whole genome shotgun sequence window:
- the LOC132779365 gene encoding zymogen granule membrane protein 16-like, with product MSGFTLLMLLFVGSTITSAYILPLSDSSYSGEFGGSGGKRFSQAGNQMDGPITAFRIRTNKYYIVGLQFRYCRQWSDFVGGTDGETEEIFLYDDEAIIQITGRYNSYLQNLVFITNQGRSFVFGAYNGYSYHGYYGFTFNAVPLYRHAVLRYISGRAASYIDALSFHWGKQHKKAKKCRNPTADQRK from the exons ATGTCTGGCTTCACACTGCTCATGCTGCTCTTTGTGGGAAGCACCATTACTTCTG CATACATTCTGCCGCTCTCAGACTCTTCCTATTCTGGTGAATTTGGAGGAAGCGGAGGGAAACGCTTTTCGCAAGCCGGAAACCAGATGGATGGACCTATCACTGCCTTTAGGATCCGGACAAATAAATACTACATTGTGGG CCTCCAGTTCCGCTACTGtcgccagtggagtgactttgtGGGTGGCACTGATGGGGAGACTGAGGAAATCTTCCTGTATGACGATGAGGCCATCATCCAAATCACTGGAAGATACAACAGCTACCTCCAGAATCTTGTGTTCATCACCAACCAAGGGCGCAGCTTTGTTTTTGGAGCCTACAACGGCTATAGCTATCACGGCTATTATGGCTTTACCTTCAATGCAGTTCCACTTTATAGACATGCAGTCTTACGTTACATCAGTGGCCGGGCTGCTTCTTACATAGATGCCTTGAGTTTCCACTGGGGTAAACAGCACAAGAAAGCTAAGAAGTGTAGGAATCCCACAGCGGATCAGAGGAAATGA